One region of Diabrotica undecimpunctata isolate CICGRU unplaced genomic scaffold, icDiaUnde3 ctg00002096.1, whole genome shotgun sequence genomic DNA includes:
- the LOC140431834 gene encoding uncharacterized protein — translation MERESRNLTNEECAQIVVFPEEGWSYRHLGERFGVPHTSVSRMMERYRETGSHSRRPEQDRHRVTTSVQDRFLRLSTLRQRFVITRSLQSQLVDVHNVRISYETVRQRLKKGNLVNRIPVRGPALTVAHRRERLEFARNHIHWLEAD, via the coding sequence ATGGAACGCGAATCAAGAAATTTGACTAATGAAGAGTGTGCTCAAATAGTGGTTTTTCccgaagaaggttggagttacagaCATTTAGGGGAACGGTTCGGCGTACCCCATACATCGGTCTCACGAATGATGGAACGGTACAGAGAGACCGGTAGTCACTCTAGGCGTCCAGAACAAGATCGACATCGTGTAACAACGTCCGTTCAAGACCGTTTTTTACGACTTAGCACCCTAAGACAACGATTTGTAATTACCAGAAGCTTACAATCTCAACTTGTAGATGTTCATAATGTTCGAATCAGCTATGAAACTGTTCGCCAACGTCTCAAGAAAGGTAATTTGGTAAATCGTATACCTGTCAGAGGGCCAGCCTTGACCGTAGCTCATCGCAGAGAGCGTTTAGAATTTGCACGAAATCATATCCATTGGTTGGAGGCTGATTGA